Proteins encoded together in one Candidatus Kaiserbacteria bacterium window:
- the rny gene encoding ribonuclease Y yields the protein MSLKVILMLLLLAAAFGTGFGYFLRWIVSLGKRGSMELQIKQMMLEAKEDAKRITEDAEKKSDKIIAERTGELKEKEGDLKKTEDRLIRKEELLDKRQGDLDEDHEEMKTKAERVKELREEAEKKLAEREDALQKTAGLSVEEAKSELLKQVESTHEEDLHVRLQKLEREGIEKYERKAQDIITTAIHRVGNNLQADVLSTTVMLPNEEIKGKIIGKEGRNIRAFERATGVDVIVDDTPGAITISSFDPIRRQVARVALENLMIDGRIQPAKIEDTVEKAREEINVIIKKRGEEAAYEVGVHNLDPKLLIVLGRLHFRTSYGQNVLIHSTEMAHIAAIIAEEVGADVQVARAGALLHDIGKAVDHEVTGTHVEIGRRILAKFNVDPEVIKAMEAHHEEYPYSNPESYIVQVADAISAGRPGARRDTVENYIKRLEELEAVANSFPGIDKSYAISAGREVRIFVKPEEVTDTEARTLARDIALKIENELNYPGEVKINVIRESRSIEFAR from the coding sequence ATGTCATTAAAAGTAATACTCATGCTGTTGCTCCTCGCAGCAGCATTCGGTACTGGGTTCGGATACTTTCTACGTTGGATAGTATCCCTCGGTAAACGTGGCTCAATGGAGCTACAAATCAAGCAAATGATGCTTGAGGCTAAAGAAGATGCCAAGCGCATCACGGAAGACGCGGAGAAAAAATCCGATAAAATAATCGCTGAACGTACAGGTGAATTAAAAGAAAAGGAAGGTGATCTTAAGAAAACTGAAGATCGCCTTATTCGCAAAGAAGAACTCCTTGATAAACGGCAAGGTGATCTCGATGAAGATCACGAAGAAATGAAAACGAAGGCTGAACGCGTAAAAGAATTACGTGAAGAAGCTGAAAAAAAGCTTGCTGAACGGGAAGATGCTCTTCAAAAAACTGCTGGACTCTCAGTAGAAGAAGCAAAAAGCGAATTGTTAAAGCAAGTTGAATCGACTCACGAGGAAGATTTACATGTTCGTCTACAAAAACTGGAACGGGAAGGTATAGAAAAATACGAACGAAAAGCGCAAGATATTATCACCACAGCCATCCATCGTGTAGGTAATAACCTGCAAGCAGACGTGCTTTCAACCACGGTTATGCTTCCTAATGAGGAAATTAAGGGTAAAATCATTGGCAAGGAAGGACGAAACATCCGCGCATTTGAACGAGCAACTGGAGTAGACGTTATTGTTGATGACACACCTGGTGCTATCACGATTTCATCATTCGATCCAATACGTCGGCAAGTTGCTCGCGTTGCTCTTGAAAATCTCATGATTGATGGACGTATTCAGCCTGCAAAAATTGAAGATACTGTTGAAAAAGCACGTGAAGAAATCAACGTCATCATCAAAAAACGTGGTGAAGAAGCAGCCTACGAAGTAGGAGTACATAATCTTGATCCAAAACTACTTATTGTATTAGGACGACTACATTTCCGTACAAGTTACGGGCAAAACGTACTTATTCACTCAACTGAAATGGCACATATTGCTGCTATCATCGCAGAAGAAGTTGGTGCAGATGTACAAGTCGCACGCGCCGGTGCCCTTTTACACGATATTGGCAAGGCAGTTGACCATGAAGTAACCGGTACCCACGTAGAAATTGGACGACGTATTCTTGCCAAGTTTAATGTTGACCCAGAAGTTATAAAAGCAATGGAAGCGCATCACGAAGAGTATCCGTACTCAAACCCTGAAAGCTACATCGTACAAGTTGCCGATGCTATCTCAGCTGGACGCCCTGGAGCACGACGTGATACGGTAGAAAACTACATAAAACGACTGGAAGAACTTGAGGCTGTTGCAAATAGCTTCCCAGGTATTGATAAAAGTTATGCTATATCCGCTGGGCGTGAAGTACGTATCTTTGTGAAACCAGAAGAAGTTACTGACACGGAAGCACGGACACTAGCCCGAGATATCGCGCTAAAAATAGAGAACGAACTCAATTATCCAGGAGAAGTGAAGATCAACGTTATCCGTGAAAGTCGCTCAATCGAGTTTGCGCGTTAA
- a CDS encoding prephenate dehydratase (catalyzes the formation of phenylpyruvate from prephenate in phenylalanine biosynthesis) codes for MQNLKIAYQGVEGSYSSIAAAEYDPTAGRVGYPTFDAVIEAVKNAEATHALLPIENSTAGRVADLHHLLPKSGLTVIAEHFLPIRHALIALKGTSLKDVKQVYSHREALSQCTKNLRSLNIEPVPYGDTAKAVSFISDTGNKAYAALASVYAATLYDTVHVLQENMQDSNDNVTRFLILTKNPVDKPLNGDCITSIVYDVLDNPAALYESLGSFAKHEINIIKLESFVPMQRHKEAHFYLECLGKADESPLKEALEELEDHTKHISVLGTYKKSLYRKNFDK; via the coding sequence ATGCAGAACCTAAAAATAGCCTATCAAGGTGTCGAAGGTTCCTATTCGAGTATTGCTGCTGCAGAATATGACCCTACAGCAGGGCGTGTTGGCTACCCTACGTTTGATGCAGTTATCGAAGCAGTTAAGAACGCGGAAGCGACTCACGCGCTTCTTCCTATTGAAAATTCAACAGCAGGGCGTGTTGCAGATTTACATCATTTGTTGCCAAAAAGCGGCTTGACAGTCATCGCTGAGCATTTTCTACCTATTCGTCATGCTCTTATAGCTTTAAAGGGAACTTCGCTCAAAGACGTAAAACAAGTGTATAGTCATCGTGAAGCGCTTTCACAATGTACAAAAAATTTACGATCTCTTAATATAGAGCCAGTTCCGTATGGGGACACCGCTAAAGCTGTTTCCTTCATTTCTGATACTGGAAATAAGGCCTATGCAGCACTTGCTTCAGTATACGCAGCAACCCTATATGACACAGTCCATGTTCTGCAAGAGAATATGCAAGATTCCAACGATAACGTCACGCGATTTCTTATACTGACAAAAAACCCTGTAGATAAGCCACTAAATGGTGATTGCATAACCAGTATTGTATACGACGTGCTAGACAATCCAGCAGCACTATACGAATCTCTCGGTTCTTTTGCTAAACATGAAATAAACATCATAAAGCTAGAAAGCTTTGTTCCTATGCAACGCCATAAAGAAGCTCACTTCTACCTTGAATGTCTTGGAAAGGCAGACGAGTCACCTCTTAAAGAGGCTCTTGAGGAATTAGAAGACCACACCAAGCATATTTCTGTGCTCGGAACGTACAAAAAAAGTTTATATCGAAAGAATTTTGATAAATAG